A part of Maridesulfovibrio hydrothermalis AM13 = DSM 14728 genomic DNA contains:
- a CDS encoding sensor histidine kinase: MPDSPFEKNYTKMNILITGKNSVIHTLMPELHNMGHSVSITAKSRETLFTYASRHPDLIIFAEQDDIFETFSSIREVNQNAEALFIIDSTKPESFEPLFDFQNVSFIPASASKEKILSAINKFQERVGRKKKNEQDSKLYELILQSLPFPALLISDKNKTPIISNKAALKQLPSIDYGDDTPFISTLSEEVRSTLFSKTDSHSIHSLRSVHAYERYWDLTVDQVAPSVFMLLAVDVTEQREQLQFREEMERIAKHDLRSPIATLVSMSRILESDAGLDEEYQPLAEIVRKTSERMIRQIDTSLNLIRLETGSLKADAHPFNLYSAISASIGDLSQIIKEKELNINCLLDGLPIQEESTVVCYGEASLIITMFSNLLKNAAEAAPRGTEITINLREEENSIITEIHNFGEIPETIRNNFFDRYATYGKKNGTGLGTYSAKIIARASGGDISFTSSRSNGTTITTTIPKPQ; the protein is encoded by the coding sequence ATGCCGGATAGCCCTTTTGAAAAGAATTACACTAAAATGAACATTCTTATCACAGGCAAAAATTCGGTAATCCATACCCTGATGCCGGAACTGCACAATATGGGGCATTCAGTTTCCATAACTGCAAAGTCCAGAGAAACTCTTTTCACATATGCCAGCCGGCATCCGGACCTGATCATTTTTGCTGAACAAGACGATATTTTTGAAACCTTCAGCAGTATTCGGGAAGTCAACCAAAATGCTGAAGCGCTCTTCATAATTGATTCAACAAAGCCTGAGAGTTTTGAACCTCTTTTTGATTTCCAGAATGTATCATTTATTCCGGCTTCCGCTTCAAAAGAAAAAATACTTTCTGCCATAAATAAATTTCAGGAACGCGTGGGCCGTAAAAAGAAAAACGAGCAAGATTCCAAACTCTACGAACTGATTCTGCAAAGTCTTCCTTTTCCTGCTCTGCTCATCAGTGATAAAAACAAAACCCCGATTATTTCAAATAAAGCTGCCTTAAAACAACTTCCCAGCATCGACTATGGAGATGATACGCCCTTTATCTCAACCCTTTCTGAGGAAGTGCGAAGTACCCTCTTTTCAAAGACTGACTCTCACAGCATTCACTCACTTCGTTCTGTCCACGCTTATGAACGATACTGGGATCTGACCGTTGATCAAGTAGCTCCTTCAGTTTTTATGCTACTGGCTGTCGATGTGACTGAGCAACGTGAGCAACTGCAATTTCGCGAGGAGATGGAGCGCATCGCCAAACACGATCTGCGTTCACCGATTGCAACGCTTGTCAGCATGTCACGCATTCTGGAATCAGATGCAGGGCTTGACGAAGAGTACCAGCCCTTAGCCGAAATTGTACGTAAGACAAGTGAAAGAATGATTCGTCAGATCGATACTTCGCTGAACCTCATCAGGCTCGAAACTGGATCGCTTAAAGCTGATGCTCACCCTTTTAACTTGTACAGTGCCATAAGTGCCAGTATAGGTGATCTCAGCCAGATAATTAAAGAGAAAGAACTTAACATAAACTGTCTTCTGGATGGCTTGCCTATCCAGGAAGAAAGTACCGTTGTATGTTACGGGGAAGCATCTCTTATCATCACAATGTTTTCCAACCTGCTTAAAAATGCAGCAGAAGCCGCTCCCCGAGGCACTGAAATTACAATAAACCTCAGAGAAGAAGAGAACTCCATCATTACCGAGATTCATAACTTCGGGGAAATTCCCGAAACCATCCGCAACAATTTTTTTGACCGCTACGCCACCTATGGCAAAAAGAACGGTACAGGACTTGGAACTTACAGTGCCAAAATCATAGCCAGAGCCTCCGGCGGTGATATTTCATTCACCTCCTCACGCAGCAATGGAACGACCATCACTACAACTATCCCTAAACCTCAATAA
- a CDS encoding radical SAM protein — protein sequence MASKKKPRPLLVFADKDGQIYDHPELQMMCRRGDELAQPKPEEYIPLPPDSEFFLLPGRHPIGLNPETGEVEEVDGIAVAAFACPGNTLTGLAAYSNSEDAPILPMFAYGAVGYANGKFWITAKVVDEDRRQVFTKIPRQKIDSGARRLMKDMPENRLVRHLASCALTYGCPAAKNLALGRFEAPLPTSRTCNARCIGCISEQPEDSGFPSTQERIKFTPTAEEITEIMHYHAKRERKPIFSFGQGCEGEPLTEAALLTEAIQKYRDENGKGTVNINTNGSITESMEPLAAAGLNSIRVSLNSLREPVYDAYYRPKGYKFDDVVATIYKAKELGLHVSFNYLYFPGISDTEFEIAALIDVAKKCKLDFIQLRNLNIDPDLYMELMEPYEFGPGMGFVNFRKRIKSECPWIGFGYYNPYLGDK from the coding sequence ATGGCTTCTAAAAAGAAACCCCGTCCACTGCTTGTTTTCGCAGACAAAGACGGACAGATATATGACCATCCGGAACTTCAAATGATGTGCCGCAGGGGTGACGAACTGGCCCAGCCTAAACCTGAAGAATATATCCCGCTGCCACCGGACAGTGAATTCTTCCTGCTACCGGGCAGACATCCTATCGGCCTTAATCCCGAGACAGGGGAGGTTGAAGAAGTTGACGGCATCGCTGTGGCTGCTTTCGCCTGTCCCGGCAACACTCTGACCGGCCTTGCGGCTTACTCAAACAGCGAAGACGCCCCGATTCTGCCTATGTTCGCCTACGGCGCGGTCGGTTATGCCAACGGGAAATTCTGGATCACTGCCAAAGTAGTGGATGAAGACAGACGTCAGGTTTTCACTAAAATACCCCGCCAGAAGATCGATTCCGGCGCCCGCCGTCTGATGAAAGACATGCCTGAAAACAGGCTTGTGCGACACTTGGCAAGCTGCGCACTCACTTACGGTTGTCCGGCGGCAAAAAATCTTGCACTTGGCAGATTTGAAGCCCCCCTTCCGACATCAAGAACCTGTAATGCCCGCTGCATCGGCTGTATTTCAGAACAGCCGGAAGATTCCGGATTTCCATCAACGCAGGAGCGTATCAAGTTCACTCCTACGGCCGAAGAAATAACCGAAATAATGCATTACCACGCCAAACGTGAACGCAAACCAATATTTTCATTCGGACAAGGCTGCGAAGGAGAACCTCTTACTGAAGCAGCTCTCCTCACCGAAGCTATCCAGAAATACCGTGATGAAAACGGGAAAGGGACCGTCAACATCAACACCAACGGCTCCATCACCGAGTCAATGGAACCTCTGGCCGCTGCCGGCCTTAATTCCATCAGGGTCAGCCTGAACAGCCTGCGCGAACCTGTTTATGATGCATACTACCGTCCTAAAGGATATAAATTTGACGATGTAGTTGCGACCATTTACAAAGCCAAAGAACTCGGACTGCACGTCTCCTTCAACTATCTGTACTTTCCCGGTATCAGCGATACTGAATTTGAAATAGCCGCTCTCATTGATGTTGCCAAAAAATGCAAGCTCGATTTCATCCAGCTCAGAAACCTGAACATCGACCCTGACCTTTACATGGAACTCATGGAGCCATATGAATTCGGCCCCGGCATGGGTTTTGTGAATTTCCGCAAACGAATCAAAAGCGAATGTCCGTGGATCGGGTTCGGTTACTACAACCCGTATCTCGGCGATAAGTAA
- a CDS encoding tubulin-like doman-containing protein, whose protein sequence is MKKNKMLNPIHKTMVIGLGGTGKETLVQVKRRLYEEGYDETMLQPYIKLLSLDFDPALIRTRTLDSESVDITLDTSEETAISSAQIFERIKNLQEPSNKKYFESWYPDMENSFIRMGAHRAGAAQWRPLGRIGYFEHVKKIQQTLDGTLKALQEDSKDDTRQVNSEVVVYIVSSLSGGTGAGLLLDVAYFMRSLNPNMRIVGMLLLPGVYSEHDIQGRLYSNTYAMLKELTAFMGQSHEFRASYPTGRPIKGQVLKNSPFDLVFLHDATLGPDRVASNPQTMAELIGESIYLEIGNSYLNQSQSSALTNMVQYSGGQAMDEIAGKTFFNTMGNVTFQLPSFNELYAYWANRAVLEIFSPDQLQEIQKDKTNQLESDSGHINDFRPASSSKLEVEKDILKIVDMAVKKSIAFTESFIIHAGKEMGASMYEHSPDVVSQDVEKYVTAFLNPQWHSKGEMPFAPYRLPDNMNKGENDNTNPSRALSAVLDEVDEVVSALLDEVQNPFQLDQAKRLITCLENCTAVFDKKAEKFDENAKERTLGVGGVLEKSKAELEEFIHEVSAGVRKDALCHWAVRFFQKLSYIYDDEIGPLRIYRLVAGSLREQRDKLQQIINNKETKLQEADGLQEQVRVELKEQARSELESFKRNCSNRSTLVLRTMVNEAFLERTWKKIAPELQKKTGTYTARLRQVVSGQDFGGREIYLAAKTVIFGILKELKKEFRNSPKARLGSDIFDLCGYIDYGELKAELGRARHDHFIVNTVENESSHNIVYALLPTYGPASSKQESGIFYKRFRDCINNNMESVGGSSDTYSMEEMGPDEPGRIVVRHISMNHPSYNLRDIGYYYSAYCKHGKNKALAHIHKEYARLPEIVLDSQVERFVTCGNNDCSYDITHLSREELTCPGCNRPILSRCGNPGCPEDHLNEHAAILSGDDRIFCPTCKKRIKTRWWYCNDHNVLISRESSYCKLCLQEYAAGDRYFEDVSMSEEVVPHFPCPGCLTTGQENPFKVTFSNVYDEVKDEDVPEALKIYFSTKTPQGRCPKCSSLLLPVCPYYEPNDNETPHFVQRGEGSRASQYHSEDEAREMELQFGQAKEKFFCTSDQDHAQKCIRECSYCGLPLREDAKYCPRCQRKRVNEIQNINDEASKAKKLQEMNHHNQLYFGDNFKKDITHTCTPQKQLDSEQLIPGKKKAISKQKSEEASHTRLKNELVLEENLDALEAFKSGKEEGYGGQ, encoded by the coding sequence ATGAAAAAGAACAAGATGCTCAATCCGATTCATAAAACAATGGTTATTGGTTTGGGGGGAACCGGCAAGGAAACGCTGGTTCAGGTCAAGCGTCGTTTGTACGAAGAAGGCTATGACGAAACAATGCTCCAGCCTTATATAAAGCTGCTTAGTCTGGACTTTGACCCCGCACTGATCAGGACAAGAACTCTTGATTCCGAATCAGTCGATATCACTCTGGATACCAGCGAAGAAACAGCTATAAGTTCTGCTCAAATCTTCGAGCGAATTAAGAATCTTCAGGAGCCAAGTAATAAAAAATACTTTGAAAGCTGGTATCCTGACATGGAGAACTCATTTATCCGTATGGGGGCACATCGCGCCGGCGCAGCACAATGGCGTCCACTGGGGCGGATTGGATATTTTGAGCATGTGAAGAAAATTCAACAGACTCTGGATGGCACTCTCAAGGCTCTGCAGGAAGATTCCAAAGATGACACCAGACAGGTAAATTCAGAGGTTGTTGTTTACATAGTCAGCTCTCTTTCAGGCGGTACAGGGGCTGGTTTGCTTCTGGATGTTGCTTATTTCATGCGTTCTCTTAACCCTAATATGCGCATTGTCGGCATGCTTCTGTTGCCCGGTGTTTACAGTGAACATGATATTCAGGGACGTCTGTATTCTAATACTTATGCAATGCTTAAAGAATTGACTGCGTTTATGGGACAGTCTCATGAATTCAGAGCCAGTTATCCTACTGGGCGGCCTATTAAAGGACAGGTTCTTAAAAACTCACCCTTTGACCTTGTTTTTCTTCATGACGCGACTCTAGGCCCTGACCGGGTTGCATCGAATCCGCAAACTATGGCCGAACTCATTGGTGAATCCATTTACCTTGAAATCGGTAATTCCTACCTTAATCAGTCTCAGTCTTCGGCTTTGACTAATATGGTTCAGTATTCGGGCGGTCAGGCTATGGATGAGATAGCGGGGAAAACCTTTTTCAACACAATGGGCAATGTAACCTTTCAATTGCCTTCATTTAATGAGCTGTATGCATACTGGGCCAACAGGGCCGTTCTTGAAATTTTTTCGCCCGACCAGTTGCAGGAAATTCAAAAAGATAAAACAAATCAGCTGGAAAGTGATTCTGGGCATATTAATGATTTTCGGCCAGCTTCCTCGTCGAAGCTGGAGGTTGAAAAAGATATACTGAAAATTGTGGATATGGCCGTAAAGAAGTCAATCGCTTTTACAGAGTCTTTTATAATTCATGCGGGAAAAGAAATGGGCGCATCCATGTATGAGCATTCGCCGGACGTGGTGAGTCAGGATGTCGAAAAGTACGTGACAGCTTTTTTAAATCCTCAATGGCACAGCAAAGGGGAAATGCCTTTTGCTCCATACCGTCTGCCCGACAACATGAATAAGGGGGAAAATGATAATACAAACCCCTCTCGTGCTCTTTCCGCAGTCTTGGATGAGGTTGATGAAGTTGTTTCTGCGTTGCTGGATGAGGTTCAGAATCCATTTCAACTTGATCAGGCGAAAAGACTTATCACTTGCCTTGAAAACTGCACCGCTGTTTTTGATAAAAAAGCGGAAAAGTTCGACGAAAATGCTAAAGAGCGCACTCTCGGAGTAGGGGGAGTGCTGGAAAAATCCAAGGCGGAGCTTGAGGAGTTTATTCATGAAGTTTCAGCAGGAGTCCGGAAAGATGCATTGTGCCATTGGGCAGTAAGGTTTTTTCAAAAACTATCCTATATTTATGATGATGAGATCGGTCCGCTTCGTATTTACAGACTAGTTGCGGGAAGCCTCCGTGAGCAACGTGATAAATTGCAACAGATCATCAACAATAAGGAAACAAAGCTGCAGGAGGCAGACGGCCTTCAGGAGCAAGTCCGGGTTGAACTTAAAGAACAGGCTCGGAGTGAACTTGAGTCATTCAAGCGTAATTGCTCTAACCGGAGTACTCTGGTTTTGCGCACTATGGTGAATGAAGCTTTTCTCGAAAGGACGTGGAAAAAGATTGCTCCGGAACTGCAAAAGAAAACAGGAACGTATACAGCAAGACTCAGGCAAGTTGTATCCGGTCAGGATTTTGGCGGGCGGGAGATTTACTTAGCTGCCAAAACAGTCATTTTCGGTATTCTCAAAGAACTCAAAAAAGAGTTTAGAAATTCACCTAAAGCCCGTCTTGGGTCAGATATTTTCGACCTTTGCGGATACATAGATTACGGTGAACTCAAAGCTGAATTAGGCCGGGCGCGACATGACCATTTCATTGTCAATACTGTGGAGAATGAAAGTTCTCACAATATTGTATATGCATTGCTGCCGACATATGGTCCTGCCTCCTCAAAGCAGGAAAGCGGAATTTTCTACAAACGGTTCAGGGATTGTATAAATAATAACATGGAGTCCGTGGGCGGCAGTTCAGATACCTATTCCATGGAGGAAATGGGGCCTGATGAGCCGGGACGCATTGTTGTACGACACATTTCCATGAACCATCCTTCATATAATCTCAGGGATATCGGCTATTACTATTCTGCCTATTGCAAACACGGCAAAAATAAGGCTCTGGCTCATATCCACAAAGAATATGCCAGACTGCCGGAAATCGTTCTGGATTCTCAGGTCGAACGTTTTGTGACCTGCGGCAATAATGATTGCAGTTACGATATAACGCACCTTTCACGTGAAGAACTTACCTGTCCGGGCTGCAACCGTCCTATTCTCAGCCGTTGCGGGAATCCTGGCTGCCCTGAAGATCACTTGAATGAGCATGCAGCTATTTTATCCGGTGATGACAGGATTTTTTGCCCGACCTGTAAAAAACGTATCAAAACACGCTGGTGGTATTGCAACGATCATAATGTCTTAATCTCCAGAGAATCCAGTTATTGTAAACTTTGTCTGCAGGAATATGCCGCGGGTGATCGTTACTTTGAAGATGTATCCATGTCTGAGGAAGTTGTTCCCCATTTTCCTTGTCCGGGCTGCCTGACGACAGGGCAGGAAAATCCCTTCAAGGTGACATTCAGTAATGTATATGACGAAGTGAAAGATGAAGACGTTCCTGAAGCGTTGAAAATCTATTTCAGCACCAAGACTCCGCAAGGTCGCTGCCCTAAGTGCAGCTCTTTGCTTTTGCCGGTCTGCCCTTACTACGAACCAAATGACAACGAAACACCGCATTTTGTCCAGCGTGGAGAAGGCAGCAGGGCCTCTCAGTATCATTCCGAAGATGAAGCTCGTGAGATGGAACTCCAGTTCGGGCAGGCTAAAGAAAAGTTCTTTTGCACAAGCGATCAGGATCATGCACAGAAATGCATCCGTGAATGCTCGTATTGCGGTCTACCGCTACGTGAAGATGCTAAGTATTGCCCGCGCTGCCAGCGTAAACGGGTTAACGAAATACAAAATATTAATGATGAAGCAAGCAAAGCAAAGAAGCTGCAAGAGATGAATCATCATAATCAATTGTATTTTGGAGATAATTTCAAGAAAGACATAACACATACGTGTACCCCCCAAAAGCAGCTTGATTCGGAACAGCTTATCCCCGGTAAGAAAAAAGCAATATCGAAGCAAAAATCAGAAGAGGCGTCTCATACCCGTTTGAAAAATGAATTGGTGCTGGAGGAAAATCTGGATGCTCTTGAAGCCTTTAAATCCGGAAAGGAGGAGGGCTATGGAGGACAATAG
- the purM gene encoding phosphoribosylformylglycinamidine cyclo-ligase — translation MASRSDAYKAAGVDIDAANDFIGRIKGMVGSTFTKGVVTDIGGFGGLFKLDLTQMKEPVLVAGADGVGTKLKLAFAVDKHDTIGIDLVAMSVNDILVQGAKPLFFLDYFATGKLESGVAEEVIAGVVEGCKISECALLGGETAEMPGFYADGEYDLSGFCVGIVDNTKIVDGSTITIGDSIIGLESSGIHSNGYSLVRKIFDESGLKADDLLPGTDEKLGEALLKPTRIYVDAVRSLSRDIEIKGMVHVTGGGFYDNLPRVMPKQVTADINFGSWEVLPVFNWLKEQGNLSWPEMLQIFNTGIGYILVVAKDREEDVLNRLTGMKINSWKIGEITARDGDSEQVNVKF, via the coding sequence ATGGCAAGTCGTTCTGATGCATACAAGGCCGCCGGTGTCGATATCGATGCGGCCAATGATTTTATAGGTCGCATTAAAGGTATGGTGGGTTCCACGTTTACCAAAGGTGTGGTCACTGATATCGGTGGTTTCGGCGGGCTGTTCAAGCTTGACCTGACCCAGATGAAAGAACCCGTTCTCGTCGCAGGTGCTGACGGAGTGGGAACTAAGCTAAAACTCGCTTTCGCTGTGGACAAGCATGATACTATCGGTATCGACCTTGTCGCCATGAGCGTTAACGACATTCTTGTGCAGGGTGCTAAGCCCTTATTCTTCCTCGATTATTTTGCAACAGGGAAATTGGAATCCGGAGTTGCTGAAGAAGTTATCGCAGGAGTTGTAGAAGGATGTAAAATTTCCGAATGCGCGCTGCTTGGCGGTGAAACGGCTGAAATGCCCGGTTTCTATGCTGACGGAGAGTATGACCTTTCCGGTTTCTGCGTAGGAATTGTGGATAACACCAAGATTGTGGACGGATCAACGATCACCATCGGTGATTCCATTATCGGTCTTGAGTCTTCCGGTATCCATTCCAACGGATATTCTTTGGTTCGCAAGATTTTTGATGAGTCCGGACTTAAAGCAGACGATCTGCTGCCCGGTACTGATGAAAAGCTTGGTGAAGCTCTGCTTAAGCCCACAAGAATTTATGTTGACGCTGTACGCAGCCTCTCCCGCGATATTGAAATTAAGGGAATGGTCCACGTAACCGGGGGTGGTTTTTACGATAACCTGCCTCGCGTAATGCCTAAGCAGGTAACAGCAGATATCAACTTCGGTTCCTGGGAAGTGCTGCCGGTATTTAACTGGCTCAAAGAACAGGGCAACCTCAGCTGGCCTGAAATGCTGCAGATTTTCAACACCGGTATCGGGTACATCCTTGTGGTTGCCAAAGACCGTGAAGAAGATGTGCTTAACAGACTCACCGGAATGAAGATCAATTCATGGAAAATTGGTGAAATCACCGCCCGTGATGGAGATTCAGAGCAGGTCAATGTTAAGTTCTAG
- a CDS encoding EAL and HDOD domain-containing protein, which produces MTKKRDPLYDKIFFARQPILMPDQSLWGYELLFRNSSEATTAIISDSYKATLNIAADLCAAPGENIPKNVKLFVNFSHKSILDKIPYSLPAGKTVVQLPETTPPTPNLIKALEELSKDGYSIAIDDFEGRPQGEFLIAYADAVIVDFLCADEAKIQKICALCKEYNAKLIAKRVENMSQFTMAQKMGFNFFQGFYFKRPENIKGRKLRSGEIVKLKILKLIESPVPDFEELAQALQNDVSISYRLLTLLNSPTFGFSQKINSIKQAIVLAGWKMLKNWLRVILLTDLTPKEKSLELPQLATQRAKFLQLITIESQKGLQPDAMFILGLFSLLGAMFDMPMTKLTEYLPLDDDISAALCGEDNIYMKYLKLVGFFEEGDWENLESVIDELGLNPVTVSKSYYDSAQWANSFFQIPGSA; this is translated from the coding sequence ATGACAAAAAAAAGAGATCCCCTTTACGATAAAATTTTCTTTGCACGGCAGCCGATTCTTATGCCGGACCAATCTCTCTGGGGCTATGAACTGCTTTTCCGCAACAGCAGTGAGGCTACCACTGCAATCATTTCTGACAGTTACAAGGCTACGCTCAATATTGCAGCAGACTTATGCGCCGCCCCCGGAGAAAACATCCCTAAGAATGTCAAACTGTTTGTAAATTTCTCTCACAAGTCAATTCTTGATAAAATTCCTTATTCGCTTCCTGCCGGTAAAACTGTTGTTCAGCTACCCGAAACCACTCCCCCGACTCCAAACCTGATCAAAGCACTTGAAGAGCTGTCTAAAGACGGTTACTCCATAGCCATTGATGATTTTGAAGGCCGCCCCCAAGGAGAATTTTTGATTGCATACGCAGATGCTGTCATTGTTGACTTTCTTTGCGCAGATGAAGCAAAGATTCAGAAAATATGTGCGCTGTGCAAAGAATATAATGCCAAGCTCATCGCCAAGCGCGTAGAAAATATGAGCCAATTCACCATGGCTCAAAAAATGGGTTTCAATTTTTTCCAAGGATTCTACTTCAAACGCCCGGAAAATATAAAGGGCCGCAAACTTCGCTCCGGTGAAATTGTTAAGCTGAAAATCCTGAAACTGATAGAATCACCTGTTCCAGATTTTGAAGAACTCGCTCAGGCACTGCAAAACGATGTATCCATCAGTTATCGATTGCTGACACTGCTCAATTCACCTACTTTCGGTTTTTCGCAAAAAATCAATTCCATTAAGCAGGCCATTGTACTTGCTGGCTGGAAGATGCTTAAAAACTGGCTGCGGGTAATACTGCTGACTGATCTGACTCCCAAAGAGAAAAGTCTTGAGCTGCCGCAGCTGGCAACACAGCGAGCGAAATTTTTACAGCTTATTACGATAGAATCCCAAAAGGGACTCCAGCCTGACGCTATGTTCATTTTAGGCTTATTTTCATTGCTGGGAGCAATGTTTGACATGCCCATGACCAAGCTGACTGAGTATTTGCCACTGGATGATGACATCAGCGCAGCCCTTTGCGGTGAAGATAATATCTACATGAAATATCTTAAACTTGTAGGTTTCTTTGAGGAGGGAGACTGGGAGAACCTTGAATCTGTTATTGATGAACTGGGTTTAAATCCTGTTACTGTCTCCAAAAGTTATTATGATTCAGCCCAGTGGGCTAACAGTTTTTTCCAGATTCCAGGTTCAGCATAA
- the amrS gene encoding AmmeMemoRadiSam system radical SAM enzyme, whose protein sequence is MLHPARLWKILKGGKIQCRLCSHYCVIEPNDHGICGVRQNVDGKLMTKTYDLVAALNIDPVEKKPLYHFRPGTNTFSLGTQGCNFGCTFCQNASLSQHPKSGRRITGQQASPETLVEAAIAHDCDSISYTYSEPTIFFELMQDTARVAHSKGLKNIMVSNGYQSPECIDELTGLIDAANIDLKSFNNDFYRDICNGQLKPVLENLKHMKKNGWWIEVTTLLIPGRNDTPDELKKLAGFIADELGEEVPWHISRFHPDYKMQDCPSTSMKSLNLARKTGTDAGLKYVYIGNVPGNENSSSFCPSCKEEIIKRFGFDMENVGLDHGKCKYCGCKISGVFD, encoded by the coding sequence ATGCTCCACCCTGCACGGCTCTGGAAAATTTTAAAAGGAGGCAAAATTCAATGCCGCCTCTGCAGTCACTATTGTGTCATAGAACCGAATGATCATGGCATTTGCGGAGTCCGGCAAAATGTTGACGGAAAACTTATGACCAAAACTTATGATCTGGTCGCAGCCCTCAATATTGATCCGGTTGAAAAAAAACCGCTTTATCATTTCCGGCCCGGCACAAATACATTTTCACTGGGCACACAGGGCTGTAACTTCGGATGCACTTTTTGCCAGAACGCATCCCTGTCGCAGCATCCGAAGTCAGGACGAAGAATCACAGGCCAGCAAGCATCTCCAGAAACGCTGGTTGAAGCCGCAATTGCCCATGACTGCGATTCTATATCCTATACCTACTCAGAACCTACCATATTCTTCGAATTGATGCAGGATACGGCCAGAGTAGCCCATTCCAAAGGGTTAAAGAACATAATGGTCTCCAATGGATACCAAAGCCCGGAATGCATTGATGAGCTGACAGGGCTGATAGATGCGGCCAACATCGACCTTAAAAGTTTTAATAATGATTTCTACAGGGATATCTGCAACGGCCAGCTTAAACCCGTTCTGGAAAACCTGAAGCACATGAAAAAAAACGGCTGGTGGATAGAAGTAACCACCCTGCTTATTCCGGGCAGAAACGATACCCCCGATGAACTTAAAAAACTGGCTGGATTCATAGCCGACGAACTTGGCGAAGAAGTGCCGTGGCATATTTCCCGTTTCCATCCTGACTATAAAATGCAGGATTGCCCGAGCACATCTATGAAATCTCTCAATTTGGCCAGAAAAACAGGTACGGATGCCGGACTTAAGTACGTTTATATCGGCAATGTGCCCGGAAATGAGAACTCATCCAGTTTCTGTCCATCATGCAAAGAGGAAATTATCAAAAGATTCGGCTTTGACATGGAGAATGTGGGGCTTGATCACGGTAAGTGTAAATATTGCGGATGCAAAATCAGTGGAGTGTTCGATTAG
- a CDS encoding DUF1318 domain-containing protein, translating to MIKKTAQVLTILSLLSFVACVTVNIYFPAAQVERAAEDIVEDVYGTTPDTHKNKDDQSSLDSFLALITPDAAHAQSVSESDIEGLNKSNSAIRGLKKTIADDHRKLLPYYNSGNIGINNQGYIEIINKTGLNIKDTAKLRRLVSQDNNTREQLYSEVAASMNIPGSEINKIKTIFADVWQKRAPSGWLIQDTNGNWAKK from the coding sequence ATGATCAAAAAAACCGCTCAGGTTTTAACTATTCTAAGCCTTTTGTCTTTCGTCGCCTGTGTTACAGTGAATATATATTTCCCGGCAGCACAGGTTGAAAGAGCCGCCGAAGATATCGTTGAAGATGTATATGGAACCACTCCCGACACCCATAAAAATAAAGACGATCAGTCCTCTCTGGATTCGTTTCTGGCACTGATAACTCCAGATGCAGCCCATGCTCAAAGCGTAAGCGAATCAGATATAGAGGGATTAAACAAGTCCAACTCAGCTATCCGGGGACTCAAAAAAACCATCGCCGACGACCACCGGAAACTTCTGCCTTATTACAACTCCGGCAACATCGGGATTAATAATCAGGGATATATTGAAATAATTAATAAGACAGGACTGAACATCAAAGATACAGCCAAACTGCGCCGCCTTGTTTCACAGGACAATAATACCCGCGAACAGTTATACAGCGAAGTCGCAGCCTCCATGAATATCCCCGGAAGCGAAATTAATAAAATCAAGACCATCTTCGCCGATGTCTGGCAAAAACGTGCTCCTTCCGGCTGGCTTATTCAAGACACCAATGGCAACTGGGCAAAAAAATAA